The following proteins are co-located in the Spea bombifrons isolate aSpeBom1 chromosome 3, aSpeBom1.2.pri, whole genome shotgun sequence genome:
- the C3H3orf80 gene encoding uncharacterized membrane protein C3orf80 homolog → MVRCFREGSLVITGVLLWWDLLPGSQAGWSCGDLLCGEKEGCCVFGNVSHTEIRCCQLPFHTFLDNVGWFVRKLSGLLILLVLFAIGYFLQRMICPSPRRYTRRQQQRGRDGPGLLNDTSSQDSLIDSVRRLPEHELRVISSPVFLQLPSYEEVKYLPTYEESMRPGQVILPVSQVPVYTAEDDGGRGSQTPH, encoded by the coding sequence ATGGTGCGCTGTTTTCGGGAAGGGTCCCTGGTGATCACAGGGGTGCTGCTGTGGTGGGATCTCCTGCCCGGGTCCCAGGCCGGCTGGAGCTGCGGGGATCTGCTGTGCGGAGAGAAGGAGGGCTGCTGTGTGTTCGGAAACGTGAGTCACACCGAGATCAGATGCTGCCAGCTGCCCTTCCACACTTTCCTGGACAATGTGGGCTGGTTTGTCCGGAAGCTGTCCGGGCTGCTCATCCTGCTGGTGCTGTTCGCCATCGGCTACTTCCTGCAGCGTATGATCTGCCCCAGTCCCCGTAGGTATActcggcggcagcagcagcggggaCGCGACGGCCCGGGACTCCTCAACGATACCAGCTCGCAGGACTCGCTCATAGACAGCGTGCGGCGGCTTCCCGAGCACGAGCTCCGCGTCATCTCATCGCCGGTCTTCCTGCAGCTGCCGAGCTACGAGGAGGTGAAGTACCTCCCCACCTATGAAGAGTCCATGAGACCCGGGCAGGTCATCTTGCCGGTATCGCAGGTCCCCGTGTACACCGCAGAAGACGACGGGGGGCGAGGATCCCAAACCCCCCACTGA
- the LOC128484072 gene encoding acrosin-like, producing MKQLYLIFLFVRVLFSASESSDHAVCGNRPLVVDFRGSRVVGGKNSEPGNWPWMVSIQEHSEDGEYYWWRLVFGANQLSNKEINTQIQTIQEKFEHEKYYPELEQNDIALLRLNQPIVFDEYTQPACLPAEQAVLSKMADCYVAGWGAPDETSIKPSDILHGVPVNFIPVEGCNKPNWYNGAVGNYNLCAGYEQGTFDTCQGDSGGPLMCKRRKANFYTVVGITSWGSGCGQKQRPGVYTSTQYYLKWIFEHISDNTKPKSKNYKK from the exons ATGAAGCAGCTATACCTGATCTTTCTTTTTGTAAGAGTTCTTTTCAGTGCTTCCGAGAGCTCTGATCATGCAG tctGTGGAAACAGACCACTAGTGGTGGATTTCCGTGGCTCCCGCGTGGTGGGGGGAAAGAATTCGGAGCCGGGTAACTGGCCCTGGATGGTTAGTATTCAGGAGCATAGTGAAGACGG TGAATATTATTGGTGGAGGCTGGTGTTTGGCGCCAACCAACTctcaaacaaagaaataaacacTCAGATACAAACTATACAAGAAAAGTTTGAACATGAGAAATATTACCCTGAACTGGAACAGAATGACATCGCCTTGCTCAGGCTGAATCAGCCAATCGTATTTGACGAATACACTCAGCCAGCGTGCCTTCCTGCCGAACAAGCCGTTCTCAGCAAAATGGCCGACTGCTACGTCGCAGGCTGGGGAGCTCCTGATGAAACAT cCATTAAACCATCAGATATCCTTCACGGGGTTCCAGTGAATTTCATTCCAGTGGAAGGCTGCAACAAGCCCAACTGGTACAATGGAGCCGTGGGTAACTACAACCTATGTGCAGGATATGAACAGGGAACTTTTGATACATGCCAg GGTGACAGTGGAGGACCTTTGATGTGCAAAAGAAGGAAAGCTAACTTCTACACTGTGGTCGGGATAACCAGCTGGGGCTCTGGCTGTGGTCAGAAGCAACGGCCTGGCGTTTACACATCTACTCAGTATTACCTCAAGTGGATTTTTGAACATATCTCAGACAACACGAAACCTAAatctaaaaactataaaaaataa